The Muricauda sp. SCSIO 65647 genome includes a region encoding these proteins:
- a CDS encoding head GIN domain-containing protein encodes MKTIITFCLALATFSVFSQRTIDREVGEFKEIKVFDLIEVNLIQSDENRILIKGWNVDDIKWVNKDGVLKLRMQLDKKFQGEDTFIEVHYTNLNVIDGNEGAKITCNELVQKNRIELRAQEGAHIKIGMDVNYADIRAVTGGIVEASGLAENQSIVLNTGGIFDGRDLRTSTSDVKISAGGEAEVFASERIDINVKAGGDVTVYGQPKEVNKSTFVGGRIRIVD; translated from the coding sequence ATGAAAACGATCATTACTTTTTGCCTGGCATTGGCAACATTTTCAGTTTTTTCTCAACGAACCATTGATAGGGAGGTAGGTGAATTCAAAGAGATCAAGGTCTTTGACTTGATTGAGGTGAACCTGATCCAGTCTGATGAAAACCGAATACTTATAAAGGGTTGGAATGTTGATGATATCAAGTGGGTCAATAAAGATGGGGTCTTGAAACTGCGAATGCAACTCGACAAAAAATTTCAAGGTGAAGATACATTTATAGAGGTACACTACACCAATCTGAACGTTATCGATGGCAATGAGGGCGCTAAGATTACCTGTAATGAGTTGGTGCAGAAGAACAGAATTGAGCTACGTGCCCAAGAAGGTGCCCACATCAAAATTGGAATGGATGTCAATTATGCCGATATACGCGCTGTTACCGGGGGCATTGTAGAGGCCTCTGGTTTGGCCGAGAACCAATCGATCGTATTGAATACCGGCGGCATCTTTGATGGCCGTGATTTACGTACTTCAACTTCAGATGTCAAGATTTCTGCCGGGGGAGAGGCCGAGGTTTTTGCCTCTGAGCGTATCGATATCAATGTAAAAGCTGGCGGTGATGTTACGGTTTATGGTCAACCCAAAGAAGTCAATAAGAGTACTTTTGTTGGAGGAAGGATAAGAATAGTCGACTAA
- the dtd gene encoding D-aminoacyl-tRNA deacylase encodes MRAVIQRVSKASVTVDGKVISNIGNGLLILLGVEETDTEKDIEWLSKKIVNLRIFNDGQGVMNLSLFDIGGEAIVVSQFTLHAQTKKGNRPSYIKAAKPEVAIPMYDKFVAQMKIDLGKDVGTGIFGADMKVALLNDGPVTIIVDTKNKQ; translated from the coding sequence ATGAGAGCGGTCATTCAAAGAGTATCAAAAGCAAGTGTAACGGTTGATGGCAAAGTAATTTCAAACATTGGCAACGGACTTTTGATCTTGCTTGGCGTTGAGGAGACAGATACGGAAAAAGACATTGAATGGCTCTCAAAGAAAATCGTCAACCTTCGAATTTTCAACGATGGTCAGGGGGTAATGAACCTATCGCTGTTCGATATTGGCGGTGAGGCCATTGTGGTCAGTCAATTCACCTTGCACGCCCAAACAAAAAAGGGAAACCGGCCCTCTTATATAAAGGCGGCGAAACCAGAAGTGGCCATTCCGATGTATGATAAATTCGTTGCGCAAATGAAAATTGATTTGGGAAAGGATGTAGGAACCGGCATTTTTGGGGCCGATATGAAAGTAGCCTTATTGAACGATGGCCCGGTGACCATAATCGTCGACACAAAAAATAAGCAGTAA
- the gldA gene encoding gliding motility-associated ABC transporter ATP-binding subunit GldA, with translation MSITVDNITKTFGSQKALNSVTFSIDKGEIVGFLGPNGAGKSTMMRILTTYHKADSGDAQVNGFDVVKDGKRVQKSIGYLPEHNPLYLDMYVREYLAFSADIHKVPETRIAKVIEQTGLTPEAHKKIGQLSKGYRQRVGLAAALLHDPEVLILDEPTTGLDPNQLIEIRKLVREIGKEKTILLSTHIMKEVEAVCDRVIIINKGEIVADKKMSALRETEEQIIEVEFDYRVEEVLLNKLPNVASVKNTVGFVYEITFNTSKDMRPVVFDFAHDNELKTLQLSRKNKNLESLFTELTK, from the coding sequence ATGTCCATCACCGTAGACAACATCACCAAAACCTTTGGTTCACAAAAAGCGTTGAACTCAGTCACCTTTTCCATTGATAAAGGTGAGATTGTCGGTTTCTTGGGTCCTAATGGGGCGGGCAAGTCAACTATGATGCGCATTTTGACCACTTATCACAAAGCAGACTCGGGAGATGCCCAAGTCAATGGGTTTGATGTAGTAAAAGATGGAAAAAGGGTTCAAAAAAGCATCGGTTACCTGCCCGAACACAACCCATTGTATCTTGATATGTACGTAAGGGAGTACCTGGCCTTCAGTGCTGATATCCATAAAGTGCCCGAAACCCGCATTGCCAAGGTCATTGAACAAACGGGTTTGACCCCGGAAGCCCACAAAAAAATCGGGCAGCTCTCAAAAGGGTATCGCCAACGAGTGGGTCTGGCCGCAGCTTTGTTGCATGACCCCGAAGTGCTGATTTTAGATGAGCCCACCACAGGCCTGGACCCTAACCAACTCATAGAGATCAGGAAGTTGGTCCGTGAGATCGGCAAAGAAAAAACCATACTGCTCTCTACCCATATCATGAAAGAAGTAGAGGCCGTTTGTGATAGGGTCATCATTATCAATAAAGGGGAGATTGTGGCCGATAAAAAAATGTCGGCCCTCCGCGAAACAGAAGAACAGATCATTGAAGTAGAATTCGATTACCGTGTTGAAGAAGTGCTGTTGAACAAGTTGCCAAACGTTGCTTCGGTCAAAAACACAGTAGGGTTTGTGTATGAAATCACCTTCAACACCTCAAAAGACATGCGGCCCGTAGTATTTGATTTTGCCCATGACAACGAATTGAAGACATTGCAACTCAGCCGAAAGAACAAAAATCTGGAAAGTTTGTTTACGGAGTTGACAAAATAA
- a CDS encoding prephenate dehydratase, translating into MKLKVAIQGIKGSNHHQVANEFFGEAIELVECLSFERMIDHLLNGTAEKGVMAIENSIAGSIIPNYNLVYHNKIHIIGEHYLNIHHNLMVLNGQSIDDIKEVRTHPMALLQCMEFLKQYPHLKLVEDVDTAETARQIEQNGYGHIAAIAPKMAAELYGLQIIASEIQTIKNNATRFIILKRQNKVLPKEDINKASLRFITDHKRGSLATVLNVMSDCNLNLTKIQSLPVIETPWKYAFFVDVTFGQYDHFAKAKSLLKIMSEDFTVLGEYKNALLP; encoded by the coding sequence ATGAAACTGAAAGTCGCCATACAGGGAATCAAAGGAAGCAACCATCACCAAGTGGCCAATGAGTTTTTTGGTGAAGCGATTGAGCTGGTCGAATGCCTGTCATTTGAAAGAATGATCGATCATTTGCTGAACGGTACAGCCGAGAAGGGCGTGATGGCCATCGAAAATTCTATTGCAGGGAGCATTATTCCGAATTACAACTTGGTGTACCACAATAAGATCCACATTATTGGGGAGCATTATTTGAACATCCATCATAATTTGATGGTATTGAACGGGCAGTCCATCGATGATATCAAAGAAGTTCGAACACACCCCATGGCCTTACTGCAGTGCATGGAGTTCTTGAAACAATATCCCCACCTTAAACTGGTCGAAGATGTCGATACGGCCGAAACGGCCAGACAAATAGAGCAGAACGGTTACGGACATATTGCCGCCATTGCCCCTAAAATGGCAGCTGAGTTATATGGCTTGCAGATTATCGCTTCCGAAATACAGACCATTAAAAACAATGCCACCCGCTTCATTATTTTGAAGAGACAGAACAAGGTGTTGCCGAAAGAAGACATCAACAAAGCTTCGCTGCGGTTCATCACCGATCATAAGCGTGGTAGTTTGGCGACCGTGTTGAACGTGATGAGCGATTGCAACCTTAACCTTACGAAGATCCAGTCGCTGCCCGTAATCGAAACCCCTTGGAAATATGCCTTTTTTGTCGATGTGACCTTTGGGCAATACGATCATTTTGCCAAAGCCAAATCACTTTTAAAGATCATGTCTGAAGATTTCACCGTTTTGGGCGAATATAAAAATGCACTGTTACCATGA
- the rsgA gene encoding ribosome small subunit-dependent GTPase A, producing MRGTVYKSTGSWYTVKSETGDFHECRIKGKFRIKGIKSTNPVAVGDIVIFDLETVGDETVGVISKIEDRKNYIIRKSVNLSKQVHIIAANIDQAFLMVTLNNPTTYTSFIDRFLVTAEAYEVPVVLLFNKMDTYDEDEMVEVRYLVDLYREIGYICLEISAKSRSNVSAVKELMVGKTNMFSGNSGVGKSTLVNALEPGLQLKTAEISEQHLQGQHTTTFAEMYDLSFSARIIDTPGIKGFGIVDMEKDEIGDYFPEFFQLKTDCKFNNCLHLDEPKCAVKEALENNEVAWSRYRSYVQMLEEDVSETYRKDEYEN from the coding sequence ATGCGGGGAACTGTGTATAAATCGACCGGAAGTTGGTACACCGTGAAATCAGAAACAGGTGATTTTCATGAGTGCCGTATCAAGGGCAAGTTTCGAATCAAAGGCATTAAAAGCACCAATCCCGTAGCAGTGGGAGATATAGTGATTTTTGATCTAGAGACCGTTGGCGATGAGACCGTTGGCGTTATCTCCAAGATTGAGGATCGAAAGAACTATATTATCAGAAAATCGGTCAATTTATCAAAGCAGGTACACATCATTGCGGCGAACATAGATCAAGCATTTTTAATGGTCACCTTGAACAATCCGACTACTTACACCAGTTTTATCGACAGGTTTTTGGTGACGGCCGAGGCCTATGAGGTGCCCGTGGTATTGCTCTTCAATAAAATGGATACCTATGATGAGGATGAAATGGTCGAAGTAAGGTATTTGGTGGATCTATATCGGGAAATTGGGTACATCTGTTTAGAGATTTCAGCAAAATCAAGAAGCAATGTGAGCGCCGTCAAAGAATTGATGGTGGGCAAAACGAATATGTTCTCGGGTAACTCTGGGGTGGGTAAATCGACCTTGGTGAATGCCCTTGAACCCGGTCTGCAACTAAAGACCGCTGAAATATCTGAACAGCATTTACAGGGTCAGCACACGACTACTTTTGCTGAAATGTACGACCTTTCATTCAGTGCCAGGATCATCGATACCCCTGGAATAAAAGGCTTCGGAATAGTAGATATGGAAAAGGATGAGATAGGCGATTACTTTCCTGAGTTTTTTCAATTGAAGACCGATTGTAAGTTCAACAACTGTCTTCACCTTGATGAGCCCAAATGCGCGGTCAAAGAAGCCTTGGAAAACAATGAAGTCGCATGGAGTAGGTATAGAAGCTATGTGCAAATGCTTGAAGAAGATGTTTCTGAGACCTACAGAAAAGATGAATATGAAAATTAG
- a CDS encoding serine hydrolase domain-containing protein, with translation MASFLTYIKNLFAPTSPIKVVDRLSGIEKADALFQGLVAEKRVPGMAITILKEGETLLQRGYGFADLERKIPVSPKQTIFRIASISKCITGIALGKMVEEGLIDLDASFYRYVPDYPKKKYDFTIRQLAGHTAGIRGYRRKEFALNKPYSIKASIEVFKDDPLVFEPGKGYHYNSFDFVLLSLAMQEASGMSFEDYVKDNVLKPLAMADTFAPKNVETSFRAAREISISKFFSKTATTFKKAVEVDNFYKLAGGGYLSTSDDIARFGQAILGQKLLKPKTYEALLTSQMVNGTPTYYGLGFQVSQDASGRSFVGHVGNSVGAYTNFFVYPEQNMVISIVINCTNPKVQDILDKGIDSIFENNGLKEIDV, from the coding sequence TTGGCAAGTTTTCTAACGTATATCAAAAACCTCTTCGCTCCCACATCACCGATTAAAGTTGTGGATAGACTTTCAGGCATTGAAAAAGCAGATGCCCTTTTTCAAGGTCTTGTGGCCGAAAAGAGAGTGCCCGGTATGGCCATTACCATTTTGAAGGAAGGGGAGACCCTTCTACAAAGAGGCTATGGTTTTGCCGATCTCGAAAGAAAGATTCCTGTGAGTCCGAAACAGACCATTTTCAGAATCGCCAGTATCTCAAAATGTATCACGGGCATTGCCTTGGGCAAGATGGTCGAAGAAGGGCTTATCGACCTCGATGCCTCTTTTTACCGATATGTACCCGATTATCCGAAGAAAAAATACGATTTTACCATTCGCCAATTGGCAGGGCATACGGCAGGTATTCGTGGGTATCGCAGAAAAGAATTTGCCCTTAATAAGCCGTATTCCATCAAAGCAAGTATTGAAGTGTTCAAAGATGACCCTTTGGTTTTTGAACCGGGCAAGGGCTATCACTATAACAGCTTTGACTTTGTACTGCTCTCACTGGCCATGCAAGAGGCCAGCGGAATGTCTTTTGAAGATTATGTGAAAGATAACGTATTGAAGCCTTTGGCTATGGCCGATACCTTTGCCCCAAAAAATGTGGAAACGTCATTTCGAGCAGCGCGAGAAATCTCAATTTCAAAATTCTTTTCCAAAACCGCAACAACGTTCAAAAAAGCGGTCGAAGTTGACAATTTCTACAAATTGGCGGGAGGTGGGTATCTCTCTACCAGCGATGATATTGCGAGGTTCGGACAAGCCATTTTGGGGCAAAAACTGTTAAAGCCCAAAACCTATGAAGCACTGTTGACCTCTCAAATGGTCAATGGAACCCCCACCTACTATGGACTCGGTTTTCAGGTCAGCCAAGATGCCAGCGGCAGGTCTTTTGTGGGGCATGTGGGCAATAGTGTGGGGGCGTACACCAATTTTTTTGTCTACCCAGAACAAAACATGGTCATTTCAATAGTGATCAATTGTACAAATCCCAAAGTACAGGACATTTTGGATAAGGGTATAGACAGCATCTTTGAAAATAACGGGTTGAAAGAAATTGATGTTTAA
- a CDS encoding head GIN domain-containing protein, with protein MVEAKILKIRRGIISNVVEKSLIGLLVFLISCDSENAPDCFQNAGDLRRVEVNVPSFVNITVFENLNLVLKQGEEQKVEIESGEFLLNDISAEVENDRLVLRNDNGCNFIRDYGLSTIYVTSPDIEQVRSSTGLLISSDGVLNYPNLSLVSESFTEPEAETTDGSFDLQVASETVSILVNGIAYFRLRGQTDNLNIVIAAGDSRIEAEELIAENVAINHRGTNDILVNPQQRISGVIRGTGDVISVNQPPEVEVEELFNGRLIFKN; from the coding sequence ATGGTAGAAGCTAAAATTTTAAAGATCAGGCGTGGTATCATTTCGAACGTAGTCGAGAAATCGCTTATAGGTTTGCTGGTTTTTTTGATTTCCTGCGACTCAGAAAATGCTCCTGATTGTTTTCAAAATGCGGGCGATTTGAGACGTGTTGAGGTAAATGTCCCATCTTTTGTGAACATTACCGTTTTTGAAAATTTGAATCTGGTGCTGAAGCAAGGAGAAGAGCAAAAAGTTGAAATCGAATCAGGAGAATTTTTGCTCAATGACATATCTGCAGAAGTTGAAAATGACCGATTGGTGCTGAGAAATGACAACGGTTGCAACTTCATTCGCGATTATGGCCTTTCGACCATTTACGTCACCTCGCCTGATATCGAGCAGGTGCGAAGCAGTACAGGGCTTTTGATTTCAAGCGACGGGGTATTGAACTATCCGAACCTATCGTTGGTATCAGAGAGCTTTACTGAACCAGAAGCGGAGACTACTGACGGCTCTTTTGATCTGCAAGTGGCTTCTGAAACGGTAAGCATACTGGTCAATGGTATTGCGTATTTCAGGTTACGGGGCCAGACCGATAACTTGAACATCGTTATAGCGGCGGGCGACTCTAGAATTGAGGCTGAAGAATTGATCGCTGAAAATGTGGCAATCAACCATAGGGGCACAAACGATATACTGGTGAACCCCCAACAACGAATTTCAGGCGTCATCAGAGGTACGGGTGATGTTATTAGTGTCAACCAGCCACCTGAAGTTGAGGTGGAAGAACTTTTCAATGGACGATTGATTTTTAAGAACTGA
- a CDS encoding prephenate dehydrogenase, with translation MKSIVIIGVGLIGGSFAKDIRKHGAKSRIFGVDSSPSHLDEALQLGLIDEIADYGMLPDADFVIVAIPVDVLVQELPKILDLVSDDCVVIDAGSTKSLVCKSVENHPKRRNFLACHPIAGTEFSGPSAAFEGLYDGKTNIICEIEKTAFKLQERALGLFQKLNMRIRYMNPDAHDRHIAYVSHLSHISSFMLGKTVIEKEKNERDIFDLAGSGFESTVRLAKSSPAMWTPIFEQNKENVVETLEEYIQNLTEFKQLLQHDDFNRVYQEMDNTNRIKEILKGIPVGNTK, from the coding sequence ATGAAGAGTATAGTAATTATAGGCGTTGGATTAATCGGTGGGTCTTTTGCAAAAGACATCAGAAAGCATGGGGCAAAGTCAAGAATTTTTGGAGTGGATAGCAGTCCCTCACACTTAGATGAGGCCCTACAACTGGGCCTAATCGATGAAATAGCCGATTATGGTATGTTGCCAGATGCTGATTTTGTCATTGTTGCCATTCCAGTGGATGTCTTGGTTCAAGAGCTTCCAAAAATATTGGACTTGGTCTCTGACGATTGTGTTGTTATCGATGCGGGTTCAACCAAATCTTTGGTCTGTAAATCGGTTGAAAACCATCCGAAGCGAAGAAACTTTTTGGCCTGTCACCCGATTGCGGGCACCGAGTTTTCTGGTCCGTCAGCAGCTTTTGAAGGGTTATATGATGGTAAGACGAATATTATCTGTGAAATCGAAAAGACTGCATTCAAGTTACAAGAAAGGGCTTTGGGCCTATTTCAGAAGCTAAATATGCGTATTCGCTATATGAATCCAGACGCACACGACAGGCATATTGCCTATGTTTCGCATTTATCGCACATCAGCTCTTTTATGTTGGGCAAGACGGTAATTGAAAAGGAAAAAAACGAACGCGATATTTTTGATTTGGCCGGCAGTGGATTTGAGAGCACGGTGCGTTTGGCCAAGAGTTCACCAGCGATGTGGACGCCCATTTTTGAGCAGAACAAAGAGAACGTGGTCGAAACTTTGGAAGAGTACATCCAGAACCTCACCGAATTCAAGCAGTTATTACAGCATGACGATTTCAATAGGGTCTATCAAGAAATGGACAATACGAACAGAATAAAGGAAATTTTAAAAGGAATTCCAGTAGGGAATACGAAGTAA
- a CDS encoding bifunctional 3-deoxy-7-phosphoheptulonate synthase/chorismate mutase type II, producing the protein MENSKDLRQWLDTMQLPHPLVIAGPCSAETEEQVMKIAHELKDSDVSYYRAGIWKPRTRPGNFEGVGAIGLKWLKRVKEETGLMTATEVANRTHVDMALEHDIDMLWVGARSTVSPFIVQEIADALEGTDKVVLVKNPVNPDLSLWLGAVERLHSANIKKLGVIHRGFSTYEKTKYRNIPEWQMAIELQTRFPDLPLINDPSHITGKRDMVFDVSQTALDLNFDGLMIETHHDPDSAWSDAAQQVTPAVLKQMFKDLKMRKETDEEAEYNAHLANLRAQIDVLDNQLIDLLGKRMKVSDGIGELKKKRNVAVLQTNRWNSILGHMILEGEQRGLSEEFVLRMFKAIHQESINHQEKIINA; encoded by the coding sequence ATGGAAAATTCAAAGGATTTGAGACAATGGTTAGATACCATGCAATTACCGCATCCATTGGTAATAGCGGGCCCGTGTAGTGCCGAGACAGAAGAACAGGTGATGAAAATTGCCCATGAACTCAAAGACTCCGATGTTAGTTATTATAGAGCAGGTATTTGGAAACCGCGTACCCGCCCAGGAAATTTTGAGGGAGTGGGTGCCATTGGCTTGAAGTGGTTAAAACGAGTGAAAGAAGAAACCGGTCTCATGACAGCTACTGAAGTGGCCAATAGAACCCATGTTGATATGGCTTTGGAGCACGATATCGATATGCTTTGGGTCGGGGCACGCTCTACCGTGAGTCCATTTATCGTGCAAGAGATCGCCGACGCTTTAGAGGGTACTGATAAGGTGGTGCTGGTCAAGAATCCGGTGAATCCTGATTTGTCATTGTGGCTGGGTGCGGTAGAGCGCCTACATTCAGCGAACATCAAAAAATTGGGGGTCATACACAGGGGCTTTTCCACTTATGAGAAGACCAAGTACAGAAACATTCCCGAATGGCAAATGGCCATCGAATTGCAGACACGGTTCCCTGATCTGCCATTGATCAATGATCCGAGTCACATCACAGGAAAGCGCGATATGGTCTTTGATGTTTCACAAACCGCACTAGATCTCAATTTTGATGGCTTGATGATCGAGACCCACCACGATCCTGATAGTGCTTGGAGCGATGCCGCCCAACAAGTGACCCCAGCCGTTTTAAAGCAAATGTTCAAAGACCTAAAAATGCGAAAAGAAACCGATGAAGAAGCCGAATACAATGCGCATTTGGCGAATTTGAGGGCCCAGATCGATGTGCTCGACAATCAATTGATCGATCTGTTGGGCAAGCGCATGAAAGTTTCTGATGGTATCGGTGAATTGAAGAAGAAGCGTAACGTGGCCGTATTGCAGACCAATCGTTGGAATTCCATTTTAGGGCATATGATTTTAGAAGGTGAGCAGCGCGGGTTGAGCGAAGAGTTTGTTTTACGCATGTTCAAGGCCATTCACCAAGAGTCTATCAACCATCAAGAAAAGATTATCAATGCGTAA
- a CDS encoding DUF3857 domain-containing protein — MDVTISSKKSLSVSYRRIVTILNEAGDKHVRGYVGYNDGVKVREVSARIYDAGGELIKKLKRNDFTDISAVDGGSLYTDSRALLLNYFPIEYPYTVDFEYKISSNNTGTIPYWYFLSDFLVSVEKSRYSLTYSTPDLRPKIKEKNLEGFDVKKVESGNTIKYSLDNVKLVRDEALRPSLANIMPHILVAPTNFYYEGFEGRILDWEDAGQWMNSRILKGCDVLNESAINHVRGLVSGIEDDLEKAKVIFDFVQENTRYISVQVGIGGIRPIVADEVDRVKYGDCKGLSNYTKSLLAAVGVESYYVHVEAGMDKVDFEEDFASLAQGNHVILALPYNGEYYWLDSTSQTIPFGYIADFTDDRNVLVMKPEGGELMKTIAYQEEENLQRTTGQYSIDASGNLKAKVSIKTNGIQYGNHYFLEDSNEKDIKEYYQQYWNNINNLNLVSYDFKNNEEDIEFVEEISISAEKYASHTDNKLLFVANALNNQQYVPPRYRSRHFPFEVQRGFLDEDKYSIELPEDYEIESAPSGINLDSKYGSYQLDFSVENPHKIWVSRKMLLKKGDYPKEEYKEFRSFMRSVAKHDKSKIVVHKKTDHD; from the coding sequence ATGGACGTAACAATCTCTTCAAAAAAATCATTGTCTGTCTCATACCGAAGGATAGTGACCATTTTGAACGAAGCAGGAGATAAGCACGTCAGGGGTTATGTTGGCTACAATGATGGTGTAAAGGTGCGTGAGGTTTCTGCAAGAATATACGACGCAGGAGGAGAGTTGATCAAAAAGTTAAAACGCAATGACTTCACTGACATAAGTGCTGTGGACGGTGGCTCATTATATACAGACTCTCGAGCATTGCTGTTGAATTATTTTCCCATTGAATATCCATATACGGTTGATTTTGAGTATAAAATCAGTTCAAATAATACGGGCACCATTCCCTATTGGTATTTTTTAAGTGATTTTTTGGTAAGTGTAGAAAAATCTAGATATAGCCTTACCTATTCCACGCCAGATTTAAGGCCAAAAATCAAAGAAAAGAACCTTGAGGGCTTTGATGTCAAAAAGGTTGAATCAGGCAATACGATAAAGTATTCATTAGATAATGTAAAGCTTGTTCGAGATGAGGCCTTAAGACCCTCTTTGGCCAATATTATGCCCCATATTTTGGTAGCGCCTACCAATTTTTACTATGAAGGGTTTGAAGGTCGTATTTTAGATTGGGAAGATGCAGGGCAATGGATGAATTCCAGAATCTTAAAAGGCTGTGATGTTCTGAATGAGAGCGCCATTAATCATGTCAGGGGCTTGGTCAGTGGTATTGAAGATGATCTGGAAAAGGCGAAGGTTATTTTTGATTTTGTACAGGAGAATACGAGATATATAAGTGTTCAGGTTGGAATAGGTGGCATACGGCCCATTGTTGCCGATGAAGTCGATCGAGTAAAATATGGAGATTGCAAGGGCCTATCTAATTATACCAAGTCATTGCTCGCAGCAGTGGGGGTAGAGTCGTACTATGTTCATGTCGAAGCTGGCATGGACAAAGTGGATTTTGAAGAAGATTTTGCTTCCTTGGCTCAGGGCAACCACGTTATTTTGGCGCTTCCCTATAATGGTGAATATTATTGGCTGGATAGTACTTCCCAGACCATTCCCTTTGGCTATATCGCAGATTTTACAGATGACCGAAACGTTTTGGTGATGAAGCCCGAAGGAGGCGAACTCATGAAAACCATTGCGTATCAGGAAGAAGAAAACTTGCAGCGTACAACCGGGCAGTACAGTATTGATGCTTCAGGAAACCTAAAGGCCAAAGTTTCGATAAAGACCAATGGAATACAATATGGCAACCATTATTTTTTGGAGGATAGCAATGAAAAAGATATAAAGGAGTACTATCAGCAATATTGGAACAACATCAACAATCTCAACCTTGTTTCTTACGATTTTAAGAACAACGAGGAAGATATAGAGTTTGTGGAAGAAATTAGTATTTCTGCTGAAAAGTATGCCTCACATACCGATAACAAACTCTTGTTTGTTGCCAATGCCCTGAACAATCAACAGTACGTACCACCCAGATATCGCAGTCGGCACTTCCCATTCGAAGTACAGCGAGGATTTTTGGATGAGGATAAGTACAGTATCGAATTGCCTGAAGATTACGAGATTGAATCCGCACCCTCGGGAATTAATCTTGATAGTAAATACGGCAGTTACCAACTGGACTTTTCAGTAGAGAATCCCCACAAAATATGGGTAAGTCGAAAAATGCTGTTGAAAAAGGGTGATTACCCCAAAGAAGAATACAAAGAATTTCGAAGTTTTATGCGCTCCGTAGCAAAGCATGATAAATCAAAAATTGTTGTTCATAAAAAGACCGATCATGATTAA
- a CDS encoding pyridoxal phosphate-dependent aminotransferase, with translation MIVADRLHTVQEYYFSKKLREVRQLMADGRPIINMGIGSPDLAPAESVMKTLQEAITDAGAHQYQSYQGLPALREAIADFYEEKFRVKANHEEEILPLMGSKEGIMHISMAFLNKGDEVLIPNPGYPTYAAVTKLVEAMPRTYDLKAENGWFPDLEALSKENLSKVKLMWISYPHMPTGATATRQQFERLVDFACSHDILLINDNPYSFVLSKNPTSILGVDGAKECALELNSLSKTFNMAGWRVGMVLGKADFINAILKVKSNMDSGMFYGIQKGAIAALKSGKEWFESLDEVYGRRRKRMFELIERLGCTYDENTVGMFVWAKLPKGAKPSEAFIDEVLYDKNIFIAPGTIFGSNGEGYIRFSLCVKEEKIKEAIARFN, from the coding sequence ATGATAGTAGCCGATAGATTGCATACGGTTCAAGAATACTACTTCTCAAAGAAATTACGTGAGGTACGGCAGCTGATGGCCGATGGACGCCCCATAATAAATATGGGCATCGGAAGTCCTGATCTGGCACCTGCTGAATCGGTCATGAAGACGTTACAAGAAGCCATTACCGATGCTGGGGCGCACCAATACCAAAGCTATCAAGGCCTCCCGGCACTTCGTGAGGCGATTGCCGATTTTTATGAGGAAAAGTTTCGGGTAAAGGCGAATCATGAAGAAGAAATTTTGCCATTGATGGGATCAAAAGAAGGTATCATGCACATCAGTATGGCCTTTTTGAACAAGGGCGATGAGGTGCTGATCCCAAATCCGGGCTATCCTACCTATGCGGCTGTGACCAAATTGGTCGAAGCAATGCCCAGAACGTATGATTTAAAAGCTGAAAACGGATGGTTTCCTGATTTGGAGGCGCTTTCCAAAGAAAATCTCTCAAAGGTGAAATTAATGTGGATCAGTTACCCCCATATGCCAACAGGCGCTACGGCCACAAGGCAACAGTTTGAAAGATTGGTCGATTTTGCATGTAGCCATGATATATTGTTGATCAATGACAATCCGTACAGTTTTGTGCTTTCCAAAAATCCGACCAGTATTTTGGGCGTAGATGGGGCCAAAGAATGCGCATTGGAACTTAATTCGTTGAGCAAGACCTTCAACATGGCAGGTTGGCGTGTGGGCATGGTGCTGGGCAAGGCTGATTTCATCAATGCCATTTTGAAAGTGAAGAGCAATATGGACTCTGGAATGTTCTATGGGATTCAAAAAGGAGCCATTGCAGCACTGAAAAGCGGAAAGGAATGGTTTGAAAGCCTTGATGAAGTGTATGGAAGAAGAAGAAAACGAATGTTTGAACTAATCGAAAGGTTGGGCTGTACATATGATGAGAATACGGTGGGTATGTTCGTTTGGGCCAAACTCCCAAAAGGTGCAAAACCATCCGAAGCATTTATCGATGAAGTGTTGTACGATAAGAACATCTTCATCGCACCAGGCACCATTTTTGGTAGCAATGGGGAAGGCTATATCCGTTTTTCACTCTGTGTGAAGGAAGAAAAGATAAAGGAAGCAATAGCAAGGTTTAATTAA